The Erwinia sorbitola nucleotide sequence CCAGAATGACTGATATTTAGCCTCGTCGTCTTTTGCTACTTTTTCCAGCATTTGCAGAGAACGCTTAGTCAGCGCACCGCGCAGGCTCTGGGTAATACGGCTGTCCTGTAAAATTTCACGTGAGACGTTCAGCGGCAGATCGTTAGAATCGATCAGCCCTTTTACAAAGCGCAGGTAGTTCGGCATAAACTGCTCTGCGTCATCCATGATAAACACGCGCTGCACATACAATTTCAAGCCGTGCTTATGATCACGGTTCCACATATCCCACGGTGCCTGAGCCGGAATATAGAGCAGGCTGGTGTACTCCTGCTTACCCTCTACGCGGTTGTGGCTCCATGTCAGTGGGTCAGCGAAATCATGGGCGACGTGTTTGTAGAACTCTTTATACTCGTACTCACTAATCTCAGATTTGTTACGCGTCCACAGCGCCTGTGCCTTGTTGATCTTTTCCCACGATGTTGTGTTGTCTTCTTCGTTATGGGTTTCGATTTCAACCGGCAGCGCTATATGGTCGGAGTACTTGCTGATGATGCTGCGCACACGCCAGGCATCAAGGAACTCATCTTCACCTTCACGCAGATGCAGGGTAATTTCGGTTCCGCGATCCGCTTTTTCGATATCGGCGATGGTGTATTCACCTTCACCGGCTGACTCCCAGAACACGCCTTCTGACGCAGCAGCGCCTGCGGCACGGGTACGCACGGAAACTTTATCAGCGACGATAAACGCCGAGTAGAAGCCAACGCCAAATTGACCAATCAGCTGGCTGTCTTTTGCCTGGTCAGATCCCAGCGACTCGAGGAATGATTTGGTGCCGGATTTCGCGATTGTACCCAGGTTTTCAATGACTTCTTCACGACGCATACCGATGCCGTTATCACTCAACGTCAGGGTGCGATTGTCTTTGTCGATAGAAACCCGTACCCGCAGTTCGCCATCACCCTCATAGAGATCCGGAGTGGATAACGCACGGAAGCGCAGCTTATCAGCAGCATCTGAAGCGTTAGAGATTAACTCACGCAGGAAGATTTCTTTATTTGAATAGAGTGAGTGGATCATCAGATGCAGAAGCTGTTTTACCTCTGACTGGAAGCCACGTGTCTCTTGTCCTTTCATGGTCATTGCTACCTCAACTAAAAACAGATGATGAACGTTGAGGTATTAAATGGGGGTAACCTTGAATATTTCAAGACGGCACGAAGGACTCGTGCCGTTGATTGTTCAGAATTTAAACTTTTGACGCCCGGCCAGCGAATGCGACAGCGTGGTGCCGTCAACCATCTCCAGCTCACCGCCCACAGGAACACCATGGGCTATGCGGCTGGCCTCCACGCCATACTGTTCACACAGGCTGGCAATGTAGTTGGCAGTCGCCTCCCCTTCCACCGTTGGATTGGTGGCAAGGATAACTTCTACAATCGTCTCTTTTTCCAGCCGCTGCTCAAGGCGATCGAGGCCGATATCATTCGGCCCGATGCCATCCAGCGGTGACAGATGCCCCATCAGCACAAAGTAACGACCGGCAAACTGACCGGTCTGTTCGATGGCGTGGATATCTGCCGGGCTTTCCACCACGCAGATCAGCCCATTCTGCTGACGCCGTGGATTGGCGCAGATGGTACAGATTTCCTGCTCGGTGAATGTGCGGCAATCGGAACAGTGACCGATTTCCGACATCGCCCGCGTCAGCGCCTGCGCAAGGCGCATACCGCCGCTGCGGTCACGCTGTAACAGCTGGAATGCCATGCGCTGCGCCGATTTCGGCCCAACGCCTGGCAGGCAACGCAGCGACTCCATTAATGCTTCAAGGAGCGGGCTGGTTTGCATCAGAATGGCATCTTGAAGCCAGGTGGCAGCTGCATACCACTTGATACGGCAGCCATTTTCTCTTTCTGAGTTTCAGCAACACGACGTGCCGCATCATTGAAAGCGGCAGCAACCAGATCTTCCAGCATGTCTTTGTCATCTTCCAGCAGGCTCGGGTCGACTTCCACACGACGGCAGTTATGCGCACCGTTGATAGTCACTTTTACCAGGCCAGCGCCGGATTCACCGGTTACTTCCATCGCAGCAATCTCTTCCTGCACCTGGGCCATTTTGTCCTGCATTTGCTGGGCCTGCTTCATCAGGTTGCCCAATCCGGCTTTACCAAACATAAGTTCTCTCTCTTCAGATCAGGCCGCATCAACGTTACTGCGATGCGGCGGGTTAAACAGGTCGGATACTCTCTTCGTCAACGTCGGCATCGAAAAACCGACGCAACGTCTGAATATGAGTATCCGTGATAATCGACTGACGCGCCTGCGCCAGTTTCTCTTCATAGATTTTTTGCCGCCATTCCAGCGGCGTCAGCACCGCAGGATTATCATCTTCCACCACAGTTAATTCAATGGGGTGTCCGGCAGCGGCATTCAAGGCATCACTTAAGGCTTTTTGCGCCGAGGGAGAATTCAGATGGCGCTGAGTAGTGCGCAGATGCAGGCAGATGCCGTTATCGGTCTGCTCCTTCCACGCGTTCAGCGCCAGCTGCTGCACCAGTTTTGGCATCGTCAGCGCCGCAATTTCAGCGGCCCAGGGATCACGCTCCAGTGATTCCGCCACCAGCTTCACCATCAGCTCTGGGTTTTTCTCATGCTCCAGCGCCGTACGTAATGCTTTTGGCGTCGCAACCGGTTCAGCCTTCACTTCCGTAGGGTTTTGCGCCTTCCAGCGGTATGCCTCTTCTTTTACAGGAACGGCTTCTGCCGCTGCCTGCTGCAAGCGTTGCTGCCCGCGTTCGGTAACCGCAGCAAGGCGCTCCAGTGCCGAACTCGCCGGCCGCGCACCCTGCGCTGCCGGCTCAGTCTTTTTTGGCTTACTCGCCCCCTGATGGCGCAACAGCTGGGTTCGCGCCTGAAGGAGCTGGCTGGTGGAGTCGGATAATCCATGAGGAGGCGGTGATTCCTGCGCCGGCGGTGATGATGGCTGTGGCACACTCCCCGCCACAGCACTTTGCCCTGGAGCCTGATCGGCAGATGGCTGCAAGGTCATGGTCGGGCGCGCAACCGGGTCGGCAATCACCGCTTTAGGATGAAATGCCAGTGCGCGCAGCAGCGTCATTTCAACACCCATACGGCGATCTGGCGCTAAAGACAGCTCTTTACGCCCCACTAACAGCGTCTGGTAATAGAGCTGAACATCGGCAGGCGGTAATACCCGCGCCAGCTCTCGCAGCCGCTGCTCGATGGCCGCCATATCTTCACCCAGCGCAGAAGGCAGCAGCTGAATCATTGCTACACGATGTAATAGCGTGAGCATTTCCACCAGCAGTGCTTCCCACTCAACTCCGCGTGAAGCCGCCTGGTTTAGCAGCGCCATAACCTGGGCGCCATCAGCCTGAACCAGCGCTTCAATCAGCGCCAGCGGCTGTTCATCGTCAAGCGTACCGAGCATGTCATTGACGGTGGCGGTAGTGACCTGCCCCTGCCCCATCGCAATCGCCTGATCGGCAAGACTGAGTGCATCACGCATACTGCCGTCAGCAGCGCGCGCCAGCAGTTGCAAAGCTCGGGTTTCCGCACTGATCTGTTCGGCGTGCAGCACATGCTCCAGCTGACCACGGATCTGTTCCTGATCCAGGGCTTTCAGATGGAATTGCAGGCAGCGCGACAAAATGGTGACCGGTAGTTTCTGCGGATCGGTGGTGGCAAGCAGGAATTTTACGTGTTCCGGCGGCTCTTCCAGCGTTTTCAACAGCGCGTTAAAGCTGTGGCGCGAGAGCATATGGACTTCATCGATCAGATAAACTTTGAAGCGACCGCGCGCCGGTGCGTACTGCACGTTATCCAGCAGATCGCGGGTATCTTCAACTTTAGTACGAGATGCAGCGTCAATCTCAATCAGATCGACAAAACGGCCCTGTTCGATCTCCCGGCAATTATCGCACTGCCCGCAAGGGGTGGCAGTGATGCCAGTTTCACAGTTAAGACCTTTTGCCAGTAAACGGGCAATGGTTGTTTTCCCGACGCCACGGGTGCCGGAAAAGAGATAAGCATGATGGATGCGGCCAAGGGACAAACCATTAGCCAACGCGGTGAGTACGTGTTGCTGACCAACAACATCTGTAAACGCTTGTGGACGCCACTTGCGCGCCAGTACCTGATAGCTCATTAAGACTTCATCATTGTTTTGTTACTGAATTACTAACCTTAACAGTGAGAAACCGCAGTTTAGCCTGTTGACGGATATCAGCCGAATCAACCGTATTTACGGCCGTTAAGCGGATTAAAGGAAGGTACTATAACAGATGGCCCACCTCTCGCCATGCTGTTGCACGCTTTATTTTACCCTGGCAACCGGCTTGTTTTTCAATGATGCCGCGCTAATAAATACTACCGTAGTTTCAGTGATTGCAGGCTCAAAACTGATAGCCCACGCCCACATTAAAACCATTGCTGGACGTTTTAAGTACATGTCCCCCCTGGTAACCCACATCCAGAATCACATTATTCGTTACGTTGAACTGCATGCCTGCTCCCCAGGCAAAACGAGCATCGAATATTTTATAACGCGCTGAGTGGTCGCCGGATGCGTTATGATAATTGTTCTTGTTGTAACTACTTTCCACCCCCGCCCCCATCAGCACATACATACTGGCCCAGCTTGCAACGCGATATGCAGGCCCCACCATCAGGGAGTAGTAGCGCACACGGTGATTTTTATCCACGGAAGAGTCACCAAAATCATGGGACTGGCTGCCACGCCCGTTCATCCATGTCAGAGATACCACAGCACTCAGCGGCAACTCCGGAATCTCATAGTGATACTTAAGGTTGATACCTTTTATATTTTTGAAATGTTTAATATGGCTCTGGGCATAGCCAAGAGTGAAGGTGTGCTGACCGGTAATGCCTGCGGTCTGATACTGATACTCTGAAGGTACGCTATTTTCGCCCGCAACCGCCTCTCCAGCACTGGCTACAGCGGTGAGTACAGTCAATATAGTGGTTAGTTTCTTCATTCCGATCGTCCTTAATCGCTATCGCAACATACAGTGCTTCTGCGTTTTTCGATTAAGTTTATCCAGCAAAATATGTGAGTTACTGCTTTTTGTGCCGAAGAGGCGATAAGGGCATTTTTGAATGGGTAAGAGAAGAGGATAAGAAGAGGTGATGAAACGATTACAAGGGGCAGGCTGCCTGCCCCTCAAAGTCTTAGTGACCGGAGAAGTTCACCAGACTGTAGCTTTCAACGCCCTGCGCTTTCAGACGAGACTCGCCCGTCAGATCAAACAGGTTAATGATAAATGCGGCGTCTTTAACGCTGCCACCAGCACGGCGAATCAGCTTAACGGTAGCTTCAATAGTACCGCCGGTTGCCAGCAGGTCATCAATAACCAGCACAATATCGCCTGGCTGAATTGCATCACAGTGCAGCTCCAGCGTGTCGGTGCCGTACTCCAGCTCATAGGTTTCAGCAAAGGTTTTACGTGGGAGTTTCCCCGGCTTACGTACCGGAACAAAACCAACGCCAAGCCCGAGAGCCACAGGTGCGCCGAACAGGAATCCACGCGCTTCGGTGCCTACTACTTTGGTGATGCCAGCGTCACGATAGCGTTCAACCAACAGTTCAATGCTCAGTGCAAACGCTTTCGGATCTTCCAGCAGACTGGTTACATCGCGAAAGAGAATGCCCGGTTTTGGGTAATCCGGGATGCTTTTGATACTGTTTTTAATCAATTCAAGCTGCTGCGCAGTCGCGGTCATAATGTTATGCCTGGTGTATACAAATCTGACTCGCGCAGCTTCATCCCACTCTGCGGCAAGATTGCCGGGTGAAATTCTGACATTAAGGGGAAGCCGCGCACGAAAACGATCAAATTTATGCAAAGCGCCGGACAATTGCAACAGCGTTTAGTAAAATCACGACTTTTCTTGCTTCTCATCAACCACAGGTAAACGGCTCATAAAGATCAGCAGACAGCAGAGGATCGTCAGCAGCAGCAGTCTCACCCAAAGAATTTTCACCATCCACAGCGAAAAAGCAAAAGTCAGCAAAATAAAC carries:
- the dnaX gene encoding DNA polymerase III subunit gamma/tau, whose amino-acid sequence is MSYQVLARKWRPQAFTDVVGQQHVLTALANGLSLGRIHHAYLFSGTRGVGKTTIARLLAKGLNCETGITATPCGQCDNCREIEQGRFVDLIEIDAASRTKVEDTRDLLDNVQYAPARGRFKVYLIDEVHMLSRHSFNALLKTLEEPPEHVKFLLATTDPQKLPVTILSRCLQFHLKALDQEQIRGQLEHVLHAEQISAETRALQLLARAADGSMRDALSLADQAIAMGQGQVTTATVNDMLGTLDDEQPLALIEALVQADGAQVMALLNQAASRGVEWEALLVEMLTLLHRVAMIQLLPSALGEDMAAIEQRLRELARVLPPADVQLYYQTLLVGRKELSLAPDRRMGVEMTLLRALAFHPKAVIADPVARPTMTLQPSADQAPGQSAVAGSVPQPSSPPAQESPPPHGLSDSTSQLLQARTQLLRHQGASKPKKTEPAAQGARPASSALERLAAVTERGQQRLQQAAAEAVPVKEEAYRWKAQNPTEVKAEPVATPKALRTALEHEKNPELMVKLVAESLERDPWAAEIAALTMPKLVQQLALNAWKEQTDNGICLHLRTTQRHLNSPSAQKALSDALNAAAGHPIELTVVEDDNPAVLTPLEWRQKIYEEKLAQARQSIITDTHIQTLRRFFDADVDEESIRPV
- the apt gene encoding adenine phosphoribosyltransferase, coding for MTATAQQLELIKNSIKSIPDYPKPGILFRDVTSLLEDPKAFALSIELLVERYRDAGITKVVGTEARGFLFGAPVALGLGVGFVPVRKPGKLPRKTFAETYELEYGTDTLELHCDAIQPGDIVLVIDDLLATGGTIEATVKLIRRAGGSVKDAAFIINLFDLTGESRLKAQGVESYSLVNFSGH
- a CDS encoding Ail/Lom family outer membrane beta-barrel protein; protein product: MKKLTTILTVLTAVASAGEAVAGENSVPSEYQYQTAGITGQHTFTLGYAQSHIKHFKNIKGINLKYHYEIPELPLSAVVSLTWMNGRGSQSHDFGDSSVDKNHRVRYYSLMVGPAYRVASWASMYVLMGAGVESSYNKNNYHNASGDHSARYKIFDARFAWGAGMQFNVTNNVILDVGYQGGHVLKTSSNGFNVGVGYQF
- the recR gene encoding recombination mediator RecR produces the protein MQTSPLLEALMESLRCLPGVGPKSAQRMAFQLLQRDRSGGMRLAQALTRAMSEIGHCSDCRTFTEQEICTICANPRRQQNGLICVVESPADIHAIEQTGQFAGRYFVLMGHLSPLDGIGPNDIGLDRLEQRLEKETIVEVILATNPTVEGEATANYIASLCEQYGVEASRIAHGVPVGGELEMVDGTTLSHSLAGRQKFKF
- a CDS encoding YbaB/EbfC family nucleoid-associated protein; this encodes MFGKAGLGNLMKQAQQMQDKMAQVQEEIAAMEVTGESGAGLVKVTINGAHNCRRVEVDPSLLEDDKDMLEDLVAAAFNDAARRVAETQKEKMAAVSSGMQLPPGFKMPF
- the htpG gene encoding molecular chaperone HtpG, with the translated sequence MKGQETRGFQSEVKQLLHLMIHSLYSNKEIFLRELISNASDAADKLRFRALSTPDLYEGDGELRVRVSIDKDNRTLTLSDNGIGMRREEVIENLGTIAKSGTKSFLESLGSDQAKDSQLIGQFGVGFYSAFIVADKVSVRTRAAGAAASEGVFWESAGEGEYTIADIEKADRGTEITLHLREGEDEFLDAWRVRSIISKYSDHIALPVEIETHNEEDNTTSWEKINKAQALWTRNKSEISEYEYKEFYKHVAHDFADPLTWSHNRVEGKQEYTSLLYIPAQAPWDMWNRDHKHGLKLYVQRVFIMDDAEQFMPNYLRFVKGLIDSNDLPLNVSREILQDSRITQSLRGALTKRSLQMLEKVAKDDEAKYQSFWQQFGLVLKEGPAEDSSNAQTIAKLLRFASTSSEGPAQTVSLEDYVSRMVEGQEKIYYITADSYAAAKSSPHLELFRKKGIEVLLLSDRIDEWMMSYLTEFDGKTFQSVSKADDSLSKLADEETEEQKEAEKALEPFVERVKTLLGDRVKEVRLTHRLTDTPAIVTTEANEMTTQMAKLFAAAGQEVPEVKYLFELNPEHALVKRAADTQDEARFAEWVELLLDQALLAEKGSLEDPNQFIRRMNQLLLG